In Mesoplodon densirostris isolate mMesDen1 chromosome 5, mMesDen1 primary haplotype, whole genome shotgun sequence, a single window of DNA contains:
- the LOC132490993 gene encoding RING finger protein 145-like yields the protein MAAKEKLEAVLNVALRVPSIMLLDVLYRWDVSSFFQQIQRSSLNNNPLFQYKYLALNMHYVGYILSVVLLTLPRQHLVQLYLYVLTVLLLYAGHQISSDYIRSELEPAYEGPMYLEPLSMNRFTTALIGQLVVCTLCSCVMKTKQIWLFSAHMLPLLARLCLVLLETIVIINKFAMIFTGLEVLYFLGSNLLVSYNLAKSAYRELVQVLQVYGLLALGMSLWNQLVVPVLFMVFWLVLFALQIYSYFSTRDQPASRERLLFLFLTSIAECCSTPYSLLGLVFTVSFVALGVLTLCKFYLQGYRAFMNDPAMNRGMTGVMLLILAVQAGLIELQVVHQAFLLSIILFTVVASILQSVLEIADPIVLALGASRDKSLWKHFRAVSLCLFLLVFPAYMAYMICQFFHMDVWLLIIISSSILTSLQVLGTLFIYVLFMVEEFRKEPVENMDDVIYYVNGTYRLLEFLVALCVVAYGVSETIFGEWTVMGSMIIFIHSYYNVWLRGHLGWRSFLLRRDAVNKIKSLPIATKEQLEKHNDISAICYQDMKSAVITPCSHFFHAGCLKKGLYVQETCPLCYCHLKNSSQLPGLGADLVPQPPAGAEQNVLQEGTEPPGQERPQGTRVQEGSRDNDECIARRSDSQEGTCDPKENPLSAKDAAHPVEVSLEEKQQE from the exons ATGGCTGCAAAGGAGAAACTGGAGGCAGTGTTAAATGTGGCCCTGCGGGTGCCAAGCATCATGCTGTTGGATGTCCTGTACAGATGGGATGTCAGCTCCTTCTTCCAGCAGATCCAGAGGAGTAGCCTCAATAACAATCCTCTTTTCCAGTATAAGTATTTGGCTCTTAATATGCATTATGTAGGTTATATCTTAAGTGTTGTGCTACTAACCTTGCCCAGGCAGCATCTGGTTCAGCTTTACCTATATGTTTTGACTGTCCTGCTCCTCTATGCTGGACATCAAATCTCCAGC gactaCATTAGGAGTGAACTGGAGCCCGCCTATGAAGGACCAATGTATTTAGAACCTCTCTCCATGAATCGGTTTACCACAGCCTTAATAGGTCAGTTGGTGGTGTGTACGTTATGCTCCTGTGTCATGAAAACGAAGCAGATTTGGCTCTTTTCAGCTCACATGCTTCCTCTCCTAGCACGCCTCTGCCTTGTTCTTCTGGAGACAATTGTTATCATCAACAAATTTGCTATGATTTTTACTGGATTGgaagttctttattttcttgggTCTAACCTTCTAGTATCTTATAACCTTGCCAAGTCTGCATACAGAGAGTTGGTTCAGGTATTGCAGGTCTATGGCCTTCTAGCCTTGGGGATGTCCCTGTGGAATCAGCTGGTAGTCCCTGTACTGTTCATGGTTTTCTGGCTCGTCTTATTTGCTCTTCAGATTTACTCCTATTTCAGTACTCGAGATCAGCCTGCATCACGAGAGaggcttcttttccttttcctcacaAGTATTGCTGAATGCTGCAGCA ccccttactcACTTTTGGGTTTGGTCTTCACGGTTTCTTTTGTTGCCTTGGGTGTTCTGACACTCTGCAAGTTTTACTTGCAGGGTTATCGAGCTTTCATGAATGATCCTGCCATGAATCGGGGCATGACAGGAGTTATGCTGTTAATTCTGGCGGTGCAGGCTGGTCTGATAGAGCTGCAGGTTGTTCACCAGGCATTCCTGCTCAGTATTATCCTTTTCACTGTTGTAGCTTCTATCCTGCAGTCTGTGTTAGAGATTGCAGATCCTATTGTTTTGGCGCTGGGAGCATCTAGAGACAAGAGTTTATGGAAACACTTCCGTGCCGTGagcctttgtttatttttactggtGTTCCCTGCTTATATGGCTTATATGATTTGCCAGTTTTTCCACATGGATGTTTGGCTTCTTATCATTATTTCTAGCAGCATTCTCACCTCTCTTCAGGTTCTAGGAACACTTTTTATttatgtcttatttatggttGAGGAATTCAGAAAAGAGCCAGTAGAAAACATGGATGATGTCATCTACTACGTGAACGGCACTTACCGCCTGCTGGAGTTTCTCGTGGCCCTCTGTGTGGTGGCCTATGGCGTCTCCGAGACCATCTTTGGAGAATGGACAGTAATGGGCTCAATGATCATCTTCATCCATTCCTACTATAATGTGTGGCTTCGGGGACACCTGGGGTGGAGGAGCTTCCTTCTCCGAAGGGACGCTGTGAATAAGATTAAATCATTACCCATTGCTACGAAAGAGCAGCTTGAGAAACACAATGATATTAGTGCCATCTGTTATCAGGACATGAAATCTGCTGTGATCACACCTTGCAGTCATTTCTTCCACGCAGGCTGTCTCAAGAAGGGGCTGTATGTCCAGGAGACCTGCCCTCTGTGCTACTGCCACCTCAAAAACTCCTCGCAGCTGCCAGGTTTAGGAGCTGACCTGGTTCCACAGCCTCCTGCTGGAGCTGAGCAAAATGTGCTTCAGGAAGGTACTGAACCCCCAGGCCAGGAGCGTCCTCAGGGGACCAGGGTGCAAGAAGGTTCTAGGGACAATGACGAGTGCATTGCCAGAAGATCAGATAGCCAGGAAGGGACTTGTGATCCCAAGGAAAATCCTCTTAGTGCAAAAGATGCAGCACATCCTGTTGAGGTCAGCCTAGAAGAAAAGCAGCAGGAGTAA